Proteins from one Emys orbicularis isolate rEmyOrb1 chromosome 2, rEmyOrb1.hap1, whole genome shotgun sequence genomic window:
- the LOC135873760 gene encoding putative protein FAM10A4 — protein sequence MDLKKITELQVLVDLYSQDPTLLKAKQLSFLWDSIESMGDTILCSVKHASAEKIFKEQGKQPKAAESEESDLEIEDDGVIEPDLDDPQEMGDEYLEITNEMINQANEKREHAFAALDEGEFQKAIDLFTDAIRLNPHFNLLYVNRASAFVKLQKPNAAIRDCDRACELNPNSAESYKWRGQAHMLLGHWEEAAQDFTLACQLDYNEDTNAMLKKAQPRAEKIVNHRQMYGRKRELKAFHKTLERVKLALEEQERTQKEESTWQWMIRIWWKYFDFFTTILDPRIIIAWVDVTWNPDNIYKYQSNRKFIKLIGQYD from the coding sequence ATGGATCTGAAAAAAATTACTGAACTTCAGGTCTTGGTGGATCTCTACAGCCAGGATCCAACTCTTTTGAAGGCCAAGCAATTGAGTTTCCTGTGGGACTCTATAGAGAGCATGGGAGATACCATATTATGTTCAGTGAAACATGCCTCTGCAGAGAAGATATTCAAGGAGCAAGGGAAACAACCCAAAGCAGCTGAGAGTGAGGAGAGTGACTTGGAAATTGAGGATGATGGTGTTATTGAACCAGATTTGGATGATCCCCAAGAAATGGGAGATGAATATTTGGAAATAACAAATGAGATGATAAACCAGGCCAATGAAAAGAGGGAACATGCTTTTGCTGCTCTGGATGAAGGTGAATTTCAGAAAGCCATTGACTTGTTCACAGATGCTATCAGGCTGAATCCTCACTTCAATCTCTTGTACGTTAACCGAGCCAGTGCTTTTGTGAAATTACAGAAGCCGAATGCTGCCATTAGAGACTGTGACAGAGCCTGTGAGCTTAACCCCAATTCAGCAGAGTCTTACAAGTGGAGAGGGCAAGCACACATGCTCCTGGGGCACTGGGAGGAGGCAGCCCAAGACTTTACCTTGGCATGTCAACTGGATTACAATGAAGATACCAATGCCATGCTAAAGAAAGCACAACCAAGGGCTGAGAAGATTGTTAACCATCGGCAAATGTATGGGCGTAAGCGTGAATTAAAGGCATTCCACAAGACGCTGGAAAGGGTAAAATTGGCCTTGGAAGAGCAAGAGAGAACCCAGAAAGAGGAAAGTACCTGGCAATGGATGATTAGAATCTGGTGGAAGTACTTTGACTTTTTTACAACCATTCTGGATCCAAGGATTATAATAGCATGGGTGGATGTGACCTGGAACCCAGATAACATTTACAAATACCAGAGCAACCGCAAGTTCATTAAGTTGATTGGCCAGTATGACTGA